A window from Schistosoma haematobium chromosome 1, whole genome shotgun sequence encodes these proteins:
- the SCO1_1 gene encoding Cu-binding protein, variant 2 (EggNog:ENOG410VDV1~COG:C), whose translation MGMIKAFSKLLSRGFIPTRFRSTLSPEDRMRYIHWCSFVFLAGSFTVGSVLLTRDLAKAKKISERKYGLPSIGGDFNLVDHNGNPCKLADFHGKWVLLYFGFCRCPDICPEQIERLVEVSDRIMLIEKPKYPLVPVFMSVDSERDTPDILAKYVKEFSPHLIGLTGTKEEIDKVSKLYRIYYSAGPKDADGDYIVDHTVIMYLLDPKGQFSDYYGQAKPVQEIVQNITEKMNAYKD comes from the exons ATGGGAATGATCAAAGCGTTCAGCAAACTTTTGTCTCGAGGCTTCATTCCTACCAGGTTCAGGTCAACCCTCAGTCCAGAAGAT AGGATGCGTTACATACATTGGTGCTCTTTCGTTTTCCTTGCAGGGTCATTCACTGTAGGTTCAGTTTTACTGACAAGAGACCTTGCAAAAG CCAAAAAAATATCAGAAAGAAAATATGGTCTGCCATCTATTGGTGGCGATTTCAATTTGGTTGACCATAATGGAAACCCATGTAAATTAGCTGATTTCCACGGAAAATGGGTTCTGTTGTACTTTGGGTTCTGCCGATGTCCAGATATATGCCCAGAACAAATAGAGAGACTTGTGGAAGTATCTGACAGAATAA TGCTTATTGAAAAACCCAAGTATCCCTTAGTGCCTGTATTCATGTCTGTCGACAGCGAACGTGATACCCCAGATATTTTAGCTAAATACGTTAAAG AATTTTCACCACATCTGATCGGGCTGACCGGTACTAAGGAAGAAATTGATAAAGTTTCTAAACTCTATCGTATTTATTACAGTGCAGGACCAAAAGATGCAGATGGCGATTATATT GTTGACCACACTGTTATAATGTACTTGCTGGATCCGAAAGGACAATTCTCCGACTATTATGGACAAGCTAAACCAGTACAGGAGATAGTACAAAATATTACAGAAAAAATGAATGCATACAAAGACTAA
- the SCO1_1 gene encoding Cu-binding protein (EggNog:ENOG410VDV1~COG:C): protein MRYIHWCSFVFLAGSFTVGSVLLTRDLAKAKKISERKYGLPSIGGDFNLVDHNGNPCKLADFHGKWVLLYFGFCRCPDICPEQIERLVEVSDRIMLIEKPKYPLVPVFMSVDSERDTPDILAKYVKEFSPHLIGLTGTKEEIDKVSKLYRIYYSAGPKDADGDYIVSFFGV from the exons ATGCGTTACATACATTGGTGCTCTTTCGTTTTCCTTGCAGGGTCATTCACTGTAGGTTCAGTTTTACTGACAAGAGACCTTGCAAAAG CCAAAAAAATATCAGAAAGAAAATATGGTCTGCCATCTATTGGTGGCGATTTCAATTTGGTTGACCATAATGGAAACCCATGTAAATTAGCTGATTTCCACGGAAAATGGGTTCTGTTGTACTTTGGGTTCTGCCGATGTCCAGATATATGCCCAGAACAAATAGAGAGACTTGTGGAAGTATCTGACAGAATAA TGCTTATTGAAAAACCCAAGTATCCCTTAGTGCCTGTATTCATGTCTGTCGACAGCGAACGTGATACCCCAGATATTTTAGCTAAATACGTTAAAG AATTTTCACCACATCTGATCGGGCTGACCGGTACTAAGGAAGAAATTGATAAAGTTTCTAAACTCTATCGTATTTATTACAGTGCAGGACCAAAAGATGCAGATGGCGATTATATTGTGAGTTTTTTTGGTGTTTAG